A single region of the Eleginops maclovinus isolate JMC-PN-2008 ecotype Puerto Natales chromosome 4, JC_Emac_rtc_rv5, whole genome shotgun sequence genome encodes:
- the traf6 gene encoding TNF receptor-associated factor 6: MACCESNKGSLEEDSYDVAVGEELSGCALAMLEKERESILSPSESPRTFSSSLSASLQAAVPLQGYDVEFDPPLESKYECPICLMALRNAIQTPCGHRFCKNCIEKSIRDAGQRCPVDNERLSEEQLFPDNFAKREILSLMVRCSNSGCGDRMELRHLEKHLAQCEFATVPCPQCQQSVRQSQLEEHTTVECKRRPVSCPDCVACFVHEDRELHEQQCPFANVKCQYCEMDLIRDQIESHCDTDCPKAPIACNFSTFGCKERMQRHNLAQHMQEFTQMHMRYMAEFLRGFSLNGTTPKSLWTLGPSVSSDDQGAGAAAAVSACSGPRGAAGCSSNCAPSPPTEEVQRLREMDGRLVRQDHQLRELIILKETQSGQLAELRRRVSSLEETVKELESQQCHGIFIWRLRGFAALLRNQEAGLPVVEHSPAFYTGRPGYKLCLRLHLQAPNAPRCSNYISLFVHTMQGTFDGQLTWPFQGTIRLTILDQGPEGQHHTEVMETKPDLQAFQKPTIQRNPKGFGYVTFLHLQQLSQRAFVKEDTLLIRCEVTPRFDNVIHREGPTVQPRGPEAAISRD, encoded by the exons ATGGCCTGCTGTGAAAGCAATAAGGGGAGTTTGGAGGAGGACAGCTATGATGTAGCTGTTGGTGAAGAGCTGTCCGGCTGCGCGTTGGCAATGCTAGAAAAGGAGCGAGAATCCATCCTCAGCCCTTCAGAGAGCCCTCGCACCTTCAGCAGTAGCCTCTCCGCTAGCCTTCAGGCTGCTGTCCCCCTCCAGGGTTATGATGTGGAGTTTGACCCACCCTTAGAGAGTAAATACGAATGCCCTATCTGCCTCATGGCTTTAAGGAATGCCATTCAAACACCCTGTGGTCACCGTTTCTGCAAGAACTGCATTGAGAAGTCTATTCG TGATGCAGGACAGAGGTGCCCAGTGGACAATGAAAGGCTGTCAGAAGAGCAGTTGTTCCCAGATAACTTTGCCAAGCGGGAGATTCTGTCGCTAATGGTTCGCTGTTCAAACTCTGGCTGCGGCGACAGAATGGAGCTCCGACATTTAGAG AAACATTTGGCGCAGTGTGAGTTTGCCACGGTGCCCTGCCCGCAGTGCCAGCAGTCTGTGAGGCAGAGCCAGCTCGAGGAGCACACGACTGTGGAGTGCAAGAGGAGGCCTGTGTCATGCCCAGATTGTGTGGCGTGCTTTGTTCACGAGGACAGAGAG CTTCATGAGCAGCAGTGTCCCTTTGCCAATGTGAAGTGCCAGTACTGTGAGATGGATCTCATCAGAGACCAG attgAATCTCATTGTGATACAGATTGCCCAAAAGCACCCATCGCCTGTAACTTTAGCACCTTTGGATGTAAGGAAAGG ATGCAGCGCCACAACCTGGCTCAACACATGCAGGAGTTCACTCAGATGCACATGCGCTACATGGCTGAGTTCCTGCGTGGCTTCAGCCTCAATGGCACCACACCCAAATCTCTGTGGACGCTAGGACCATCTGTTTCCTCCGATGATCAGGGAGCAGGAGCCGCAGCAGCAGTCTCAGCCTGCAGTGGGCCCCGAGGAGCTGCAGGCTGCAGCAGCAACTGCGCCCCGTCTCCGCCTACGGAGGAGGTGCAGAGGCTCAGGGAGATGGATGGACGATTGGTGAGGCAGGATCATCAGCTGCGGGAGCTCATCATCTTAAAAGAAACACAG tCCGGTCAGCTTGCAGAGCTCAGGCGCAGAGTGTCGTCACTGGAGGAGACGGTGAAGGAGCTGGAGTCGCAGCAGTGTCACGGTATCTTCATCTGGCGCCTCAGAGGTTTCGCCGCCCTCCTGCGGAACCAAGAAGCAGGCTTGCCCGTGGTGGAGCACAGCCCCGCCTTCTACACCGGTCGCCCAGGCTACAAGCTGTGCCTGCGCCTACACTTGCAGGCCCCAAACGCCCCACGCTGCTCCAACTACATCTCCCTCTTCGTCCACACCATGCAAGGAACATTTGACGGGCAGCTGACGTGGCCATTCCAGGGAACCATCCGCCTCACCATCCTAGACCAGGGCCCTGAGGGTCAGCACCACACAGAGGTGATGGAGACTAAACCAGACCTGCAAGCCTTCCAGAAGCCCACCATTCAGCGCAACCCCAAAGGATTCGGCTACGTCACCTTCCTGCACCTGCAACAGCTGAGTCAGAGAGCCTTTGTTAAGGAGGACACTTTACTCATCCGCTGTGAAGTCACACCGCGTTTTGACAATGTGATTCACCGCGAGGGCCCCACGGTGCAGCCTAGAGGACCTGAGGCTGCAATCTCGAGGGACTAA